In a genomic window of Lonchura striata isolate bLonStr1 chromosome 4, bLonStr1.mat, whole genome shotgun sequence:
- the LOC144246192 gene encoding synaptopodin-2-like has protein sequence MQTRNIIEWSFQSKAHQGRSSGRSLSLPGRPSSFIPRAMSPTSPLVFQPAPDYFSKPDTAADKPGKRLTPWEAAARSPLGLVDEAFGPQSMQESIAANVVSAARRKTLPEPPDEWKFKVSYEPPAPGGSVALLGGKQSGVLSPQKSSLSAPSAPNQAGPKLQYPYCTQRSTTDPDIMSMDSRSDYCLSTADSNYNPQPRGWRRPT, from the exons ATGCAAACCAGAAATATCATAG AATGGTCTTTTCAGAGCAAGGCACATCAG GGAAGGAGCAGTGGCCGCTCATTATCGCTTCCTGGGAGACCTTCTTCATTCATCCCTCGAGCCATGTCTCCTACTTCTCCTCTTGTATTTCAGCCTGCCCCTGACTACTTCAGcaagccagacacagcagctgaCAAGCCTGGCAAGAGACTGActccctgggaagcagcagccagATCTCCCCTTGGCCTAGTGGATGAAGCTTTTGGCCCCCAAAGCATGCAGGAATCCATTGCTGCTAACGTGGTATCGGCTGCTCGCAGGAAAACACTTCCTGAGCCACCAGATGAATGGAAATTTAAAGTTTCTTacgagcccccagccccaggtggtAGTGTAGCCTTATTGGGAGGGAAGCAGTCAGGGGTTCTATCACCCCAAAAAAGCTCCCTGTCTGCCCCAAGTGCCCCCAACCAGGCTGGCCCTAAGCTGCAGTATCCCTACTGCACTCAGCGCTCCACAACGGATCCTGACATAATGTCCATGGATTCCAGGTCTGACTATTGTTTGTCAACAGCTGATTCAAACTACAATCCACAGCCAAGGGGATGGAGGCGTCCAACATGA